The stretch of DNA TATTCCTATAGACTGTAGTAGTTAATTTCAAGAACCAAATTTAACtgtaataatatatgataactcttgaaatttcaaaaaaattgattttttgtttgttttgtttatagtggGCGCTAAATTTCCCGCAAGTTCGTTCAAAGACCAAGAAGTCCGAGCTTACCGTGACATCGAAAGGCAAAACATGCATAAGACTCTTGATGAATATCTTCGAATATGTCATCGGATGGGGGTAACTGCTATTGTGATGCTATATACTTTCTGAATTTTGATAACTAATTGTAATATACGGCTAACAATTTTTTCTGACATAGGTGCGAGCGGAGAAATTGCATATTGAAACGGACAACATTGAGAAAGGAATTTTAGAACTTATCTCTCAGCAAGGTATCCGAAAGCTTATTATGGGAGCAGCTTCTGATAAGTGCTATTCTAGGTAAGAAGCCAGATCAAAACCAAACCACATCATAATATTTTGTTCGTTTTTGCGATAAATTCAATGATGATAATGTGAAAGTATATGTGATGATAGACTATTTGTGTATTGTTAAGAAGTAAAAAAGTTCCAATCTCTATATTTTGTTGAAGTTAACATTATGTTTCTCAACGAGTTTGCATGACATAACAGGAGAATGATGGATCTCAAATCGAAGAAAGCGATCTATGTATGCGAACAAGCTCCAGCTTCTTGCTATATACAGTTTATCTGCAAAGGCCACCTTATACACACAAGGTATGAGGCCTCCTAAAATATCGTTATGTTGCGATGTACAAAAGTATAGAGTGTCaccttatttttattctaagccaaatatttcataattttaaaaaacttgtCAGTTGCTATAAGAAACTACTTTTATGATATTAATCTGTATAAATTGTCTTTATCGAAAGTTTTCATTGCCTTTGGTTTTTATTACCTTTTTCGTGCTGAATTACTGATGTAAATACCATATTACCAACACAGGGATCGCAGTTTAGATGAAAGAAACGTAGAGGTTGCATCTCCTTTGGTGCAGCAAGTGCCTAACTCTGTGAGATCTTTGAGATCTCAATCTATTACGCTTGGGCAAAATCATAGGACAGATTCAATTAATTCTGTTCAAGAGTTATTTCGAAGAGCGAAGTCTGCCAGCGATGAACAGAGACCGAGCAACGTGGATGTTCCTTCTCCAGATGACACTGCAAGGTTTTCAACTCCACGTAACATGCGAGGTACCGAAGTAAGTTCTGATGAGTCTGATAGGCTGTCAAAGACGAGTCCTTCAGGTTTGTCGACATGCTCAGATAGTGCAATTGAACCAGCATTGACCCCGAATTCGGTTGCCGAGAGCAGTGAGATTGCATTGGAGTTGAGTTTGAGTCACCTTGTTATAGAGGATCTTCATCATTTATCTCCTCCCAGTGTACTGGTACAAAAACATTCTTTTCTCTTTCGGTATTGTTTGTGACTTCTATGAAGCATGCACATATTTTGTGTGTTGACTTTTAGCAAGTGATGTGACATTTTTACTTTATGCGGATGCTTTGAATAATGTGGTTGAACGCTAGCAGGACGGTGGAGTGAACGATACGCTCTATGACCAACTTGAACAGGCTATGTCTGAAGCTCATAATGCTACTCGAAATGCATATCAAGAAACTTTTAGGCGAGGGAAAGCTGAAAAGGAAGCCATTGAAGCTATACGCAAGGTAACTGTTCTATTCTTGAGTGCGTCTTAACCATTACTAAAAATTTATGTGTCGATAATGCAACTTGATTCACACTCTAATACTTTTCATTGCTTGAACCATGTAATCGACAGGCTAAAGCTTCTGAAAGCTTATATACAGAGGAGTTGAACTTGAGGAAAATGGCAGAGGAAGaactaaaaaaggaaaaagaagaacTCGAGAATATAACAAGCCAGAGAGACAAAGTTCAGGAAGAACTGCAACTAGCCCTGGATCTGAAGTCATCACTAGAGAGTCAACTTGCATCGTCTGAAGTTATGGTACAGGAGCTGGAGCAGAAGATTATATCTGCTGTGGAATTGTTACAAAGCTACAAGAATGAACGAGAGGAATTGCAGATGCAGCGCGATAATGCATTGAGAGAGGCTGAAGAGCTGAGGAAAAAACAAGGAGACGACTCGAGCTCCCATGTACCTCAATTGTTCTCAGAATTctctttttcagaaattgaaGAAGCAACACGTAACTTTGATCCATCTCTAAAGATCGGAGAAGGCGGATATGGAAATATATATCAAGGTATCCTCCGTCACACCGAAGTGGCTATAAAAATTTTGCACGCCAATAGCATGCAAGGACCCTTGGAGTTTCAACAAGAGGTGGGGATGATTTGACTTTTGTGttattgttttgaaaataatcttattttaatcaacaataataatttgagtttaattttgatacaaTGGCAGAGTAAAATTTTTTACACCAACAACAAATTATATGTGTGACTTATGAAGTAGTTGATTAAAGTCAAACTTCTTTTTAAAATCTAATGGTCACGATTGATTGACAGTGTAAAAAATCTTTACATTGCtggtgtgtatatatatataatatatgaattaaatcctaATAATTTTGGccttaaatataataattgtgTTTATTAGTTACAATTTGGCATAATGCATCATCAACTTTACCTTTAAAACTTTTAAAGATGATCAAGATTTGTAGGAAAATGGATAATTATTTTGAcaccattttttaattttgttgtatcAGGTGGATGTATTGAGTAAGCTAAGGCATCCAAATCTGATCACTCTTATAGGAGCCTGTCCAGAATCCTGGAGTCTTGTCTACGAGTATTTACCAAACGGGAGCCTTGAAGACCGTCTTGTCTGCAAGGACAACACTCCTCCATTATCATGGCAAACGCGGATCCGCGTCGCTGCAGAACTCTGCTCCGCTCTCATCTTTCTTCATTCAAGTAAACCTCACAGCATAGTGCATGGTGACTTGAAACCTTCCAATATCATCTTGGATGCAAACCTTGTCAGTAAGCTTAGTGACTTTGGAATCTGTCGCATATTATCGAATTACGAGAATTCTAGTAACAATAGTACGCAGTTTTGGAAAACCGATCCAAAGGGGACTTTTGTCTACATGGATCCTGAATTCCTTGCTTCTGGAGAACTCACTCCAAAGTCAGATGTTTATTCATTTGGAATTATATTATTGAGATTGTTGACTGGGAGACCGGCTTTGGGAATAACTAAGGAAGTGAAATATGCTATAGATACCGGAAAGTTGACATCTTTATTAGACCCTTTGGCCGGAGACTGGCCATTTGTGCAGGCCGAGCAGTTAGCACGCTTGGCTTTGAGGTGTTGTGAGATGAATAGGAAGAGCCGGCCGGATCTTCATTCGGATGTGTGGAGGATACTGGATTCAATGAGGGCTTCTTCTGGAGGTACAAACTCCTTTGGTCTAAGTTCTGAAGGGCCTCACCAACCTCCTTCATATTTCATTTGTCCAATCTTCCAGGTAACTAACtcttctttcctttgttttccaATTTCAGCTCATTGAAATATCATAGCTTGTTTGGTTTTCTGTCTTAACCCTCTGGTTCTCGAGGGAAATGAACTTTGGTAATCTAGAATTCAGTCTGAAGGTAAGTAAAGTCTAACCAAAGATTCTTCTGGTCACAGTTCAAACTGATGGATATGGAATGATATAAGCTtttgatataatataaaactataATCTAAGAAAATTTCACATGATCACAATCTTCATCATGCTTATGCAGGAAGTCATGCGAGATCCACATGTAGCTGCAGATGGTTTTACTTACGAAGCGGAGGCTATCCGAGGATGGCTTGACAGCGGCCACGACACTTCACCAATGACAAATAGTACACTTGCACATCAGAGTCTCGTCCCCAACCGCGCTCTTCGCTCCGCGATCCAGGATTGGCTTCAAAGTCACTAATTCAAGCCTATTACTTTTCCTTAGCCCATTTTCATTAAAATGTACATCCACTTGTTTATAACATGTTTAGGAAAGTTATATGCCgttatataatttttagaaCCTTCTGTCACTTTTGTTTCTTATAGTTCTATAAGAAGTGGAGTCACATTTTATACCTATATATATCTTCTTGTATAGGTTAGATAACCAACCATGTGGTTATCTTCAgtgattatataaataaaatatatagaatGCACGAAAGTGAAGGGTTGATTAAATCTATCAATTGCACGaatgtgaatggtaatagtATTGTTGTTTTACTCAaatgtgaatggtaatagtattgtttctttttacgcatttgaagaatttcataatataataatgtgaAACTCCTAACATCGTCATATTCTTCAAGTGTTGACGTCCAACACGATTTAAATTTTATCGACATTGATCCGATGAtagtctattttttatttttttggcgGTTTCACCAACCTTTTAATATTTGATGGAGTACTTTACTCCGGTCTCTATATAGCTCTTTTCGTAGCCAACTCTCAATAAAAGCACTAATTGTTAACATTtagaatttaattaataaatattgtcggtgtaaaaaaattacacagTTAGTCAATCATAACTGTTAAATTATTAGAGATGTTTGACTTTTATCATAACTATATCTAAAGACATGTCAATGAATAGTTGTAATAAAGCTACAACGTTAAACTTGTGcatgaaaattaaaatctaacattTAAGTTTACGAAGAAAACCCAACCCAAAAATACTATTCCATTAGAAGGAAGAGTTTTATAACTTAATTATCATATTGACCATTTTTATGTATCCAATGTGAAAAACTCTTTCCATGCATTAAGGTAATTTCTTCATCATGTTGTGAGGTGTAACCACCTAGCTAGACTCAATTTGGTAGAgtacaatatttaatattaaataaaataaatataaaaataccataaaagaaaaataacattcTTGCCTAAAATTAAGAATACTTTGTAATAATATAAAAGTAATACCAGTAATTTTAATGGCCAGCTGTATACCACAACTGATAGGAATGGGCGATAAATTGAAATAGTGATAAAGAAATTACGGATAGTGCGTATACAACTCATTCGTGGAATatgaacaatttattttattttattttaaacattttatcattttccTTTCAATTATATATGAAATAACTTTGCTCAATAAATTATACAAGTTCaaaaatctatacattataataaagcaaacataataaattggtaagtttgacacgtgtcaacaaactaaagtgttaaaaaaatatcaagtttctattaatagaaataatactgatgattgagaagttaatggccaattaaaaaataaaaggaatgtattaaaaataaaaagtattttttttttaagaaaagcaTAAAACTTCTGTTATATCATGATCTTTGTCTACGATACATCTGTTGAGAACtcagtggccaattaaaaaattaaaaataaaataaatacaccaCAACTacttgacagtttttttttaagatattgtATGCGTCAGTTGAGAAGTTAATAGAATGCATAAGcgaatgaccaattaaaaaataagaaaataaattaaaaataaaatataatgcgaCCTGACATTTCACCGTGAATTtagtggtcaattaaaaaaaaataacaataaaatacaatcaattgcACTAACTTGACAACAATTTTTTGAAAGGTAATGTATGcaatataataaagcaaacatgataattTGGCAAGTTTGAGGAAGATATCAGATttctattaatataaataatatttctttttttaagaataaaattaaacttatgttaCACGACTTTGTATACGGgtcagttgaaaagttagtggtcaattgaaaaataaaagaatgaaaataagaataatgaattacaaataaaatacactacaccactACTTACGTTAATGGTCAgttagaaaagaagaaaaataaaataacaacaaaatacaGTCAATCACACCACGACTTGACAATTTTtggaattgttttttaaacactacttcaACAACCAcctcttcaaattaatttaattaaaaaatttattattttaaaaattcttttaattttttctttcttaattcaCGTACTCCGTTAATCGTCCTCTTCAGTACTCTCTCATTTCTTGCGTCtctcttataaatatcattcatattatctctgTATATACAATTCCGTTTTCTTGttcatctttatccaatgtctaaaacaaaaatcattgtTGTTTCAATTTCTCCATCAGagtttgttgcttcaatttctccaagaaATTAGTTATGGAATTTGGCTGTTAGAGTTGTGTCGTGGTTTCTGTCTTGATCTCTTCAACGTCAAACAAAACTTGTATGCAATGAAAATATTACTGAGATTAATATTCATGAGCTTTTATTTATCGATCTGAGATTAATATTCCTGGTGGAACTATGTATTTGTTCGTGTTATATATAGCAACTTTCTGGAGTATATGTTCACACGAATTACTTGAAtggtaaatatttttcaatctgtcattgttattttattttatttataaaataagattactattttgttatgtatatatatactttgtattgtttatatttcttaattttgtctcaaaaaattgtaaatttgtatatgtatatttctatcCTCTTATATATCATATGTCTTAATAACTCTGATTCtaaattcactcataaatagtcaacaaattgtacatttgtatatttatatttctattctcttatataagatttgtcttaataactctGAATTTAAATTGTCTCATAGTTGATGTCCATcctaataattttaattctaagttgtctaataaatagtgttgtcattatattaaataaaaaataataatttatttaagtaaatataaaatttatttaggctTCTTAGCtatgaattcaattaaatttctaGACTTGAAGggaaaaataatcatttatttaagaaaatataaaatttatgtaggaattaaagaaacaattcatttattcattgaaagtaatggtttttcaaacttcaaacactattttatcaaatttaaaaactaatatactatacattttatattctaaatttattattaaatatcacgcaaattcaaaagaattcaaaggatttatgaaatattgatgaagactaacatgcaaattcaaagataaaagatactcatagtttttatgtgtattgtaattttttgtttgtaatgggaaaattatttttctttagtattttgtgtgtagtactaaaatgaaagatattttgccacttgaaacaacaaaatttatatgaattcttaaatgtcatgtatcagcaaaatttatatgaattcttaaatatcatgtatttcatataaacaacataggttgaataataaaaataaaaattcattattagttACTTACATCTttatatttactaatttacttattttatatatgtccatatctattattttaaaaattcttatttcatctaatctaattatttaatttttttttaataattattgcttttatttgtttaaaattaaaagtattgttttataataagttttttggaaagaaaaaagattttttGTGGAATTCAAAAAAAAGAATCAAAGTAAGATTAAGGAGTGATGTTGGAGTCATACTTTTCATCAATAACATTCAGCTGataagaaagtagtttttaagttaagttagaattaaatttttttaaattattttattgtaatttttttttaagtcaacttatttttttagtgtcaacttatttttttaaagtaacttatttattaaaatcgttgTTTCCGTGCGACGCCCGGGTTACAGACTAGTTACATTTAAAGCAATTCTATCGAGACTCCTCCTGAACTCCCAAACAACAAACCCGTAATGTTTCTTATATAATATATGAGTTAAGCTAAACAGAATGAACTTTAATTCACGAAATTTAACAACAGTGCATCAAACTAACTATACATAACACTAAATAAAATACCCCGAGTTTTAAAACTCGATAATTTTGACATTCTTagtagtaatttaaaattaaatttaaaaaatttgagactttttttattcattcttctaaattttcaataaaaaaatagtgataAATAATGTAtcatatgatatgataatttaaaatgattaacatccataaaatcataataaaacacttttaaaatttaatttttaatattaattttttttcatatttgtaatttaattgataacatataaataattaatgcatttaatatttatttatttataattatgtggAATATACaacttacttttaaaaaaaatgacaataattttttaatattgttttttcatCTTTTGTGAATTATAAACtatgttttaataaaaataaacaccTAATAAAATAAGGTGCCAAAATTGTCACATTTTAAAACTTGTGAGtctaaaagtatatttttatctttttaaaaatgtaCACAGTACTACACTAATATTAAATAGGTAAACATACATTTTTGACCTCAAGTTTTACAACATGATAAATTTGAAATCCTActtttttatgtgtttattttaataataaacaaaattggcattaaaaaaaagtgataatatttttttaaaattacaattaaaaaaatagctgccattttcttttaaattaaatgagctcacaatttagaaaaaaaagatattaaaaaaaattatatattctatataattaaaaaaaaaatcatctcaaAATTGTTCAAGTCAAAATCAGGGGAGCTAACcacttacaaaataaattaaaattaaaagaataaattataatttttaaattaaagaattaaaataattagattttaaaattttatcctataaattagaataaataaagAGTGATGGCTAAAaacatagttacaaatttaTCGTGGTTAATTTCgtataatttttataacatCCAACATTTCTCATAATATAAGGTATAATGGCCATTAGTGGGACACTTTCAAAATTGACCATTAGAGAGATACTTTTAATGCTCATAAAGAGAGAGAGCCCAAAGTCTAGtctaaataataattacaaacaCTTAAGTTGCAACAAAATTAATACACCAATCTTTGATTCGAATTCCTATAATtacaaagaaaattatattaggACCCCTTAGCAAGTTCCCGTATCCTCAAGCTTTTCCTAAACTAAACTTTTGTCCCCACAacttttaaactaaataaatattcagAAAGAAAACATGacgattttaaaaattgaataaatatcaaaattttgaacaaattagtacataaatatatttttaaatttttcccAAAAATCGACGCTATATCTAAAATATGGATGCAACAATGCATCTTGAAATGAGTAATAAAAAATTAGCATTAGCATCGACTGATGCTAAAACGAGAACGCCCAAtatctatttcaaaatttttcacatttaaaaatccaaatttaaaatgaaatgcttaaaacacaattatatattgcgtattttttaaataataaaaaattcgaAATAAAAAGTATTTCAGATCATATTCACTTGTATTCCAATCttcttttgaaagaaaattgaaaataaaaatatgtttttaataaaataatagaagaattgttttataactttattagATTTGTGGGGGGGTATGAGGACTAGGTGGGGTTACCTAGTATATTTATCTTCCTATAAGCCCTACCCACCACACACAGATTAAAGTTTGTGGACCTTGATGATATGATCAATTAGTCTTAACTTTAAAGGCATTTGCTAATGGAGGTCTTTTGAGATACCTACACCTCCATGTGAAtttcttatataaaaataaaaatagacaaaGATCTTAGCATTTCGGATATGATTAAttggtcaaataaaaaaaataatgtaatatacattaatgaatttatttataaaaaacataaaatgcaaAATATTACATGGTTAAcctgataatatatataaatgatgtGATATATATTATTGAACTTTTACAgtaatatatacaaattaaatctttaatttatatcactaagtgtaaaaaaaattcacatacaTTTAATAGTATTTTCCAGTTAACCAATCTTACACTGATAATTTATAAGATTCATTCATTCAATAACTGATGTTATTGTTAGTGCAAACCTTTTTACTCTCAAAATCCATGGTGATTAAATGCTAAATATTTATGAGGGATTCTCATAGCTATTTTAACAATGTGACATATggtgtgatttttttattttgaaaaaagaatacCTTCATTTGATTGGCCATATCAAGAATAAAGTTTATAATAATCTGATTAGGGAGGTGTTAAACCAAACCATATTGGGCTTCTATGTTGCAAGTCTAGCCCAAACATGGGCAATGCAATTTTTGCTTCTCCTAACAAAAATCCTTGTCCATTTCTCCATTCTTGTTTGTTCCTTAATCCTTGTCGGTTCCTCCTTGAATGAAATGTGTCAAAAAAGATTTCTAAATTTgagactatttttttaaaaaaaaggttaTCTAAATTGTACTTcttgaatataataatattataaaatgatatacATTTCAATAGAAatcaatattctaaaaaaatgtcatttttttcaaatgtaaaaatataattgaactatgcctaaaaaaatatataatcaaactagtgtaaaatataacataagTTCCAC from Cicer arietinum cultivar CDC Frontier isolate Library 1 chromosome 3, Cicar.CDCFrontier_v2.0, whole genome shotgun sequence encodes:
- the LOC101507257 gene encoding U-box domain-containing protein 33 isoform X2, whose amino-acid sequence is MAVVNHVGGEIEEEPDQGVVDEAIYVAVSKDVKESKSNLIWAIQNSGGKKICILYVHVPATMIPLMGAKFPASSFKDQEVRAYRDIERQNMHKTLDEYLRICHRMGVRAEKLHIETDNIEKGILELISQQGIRKLIMGAASDKCYSRRMMDLKSKKAIYVCEQAPASCYIQFICKGHLIHTRDRSLDERNVEVASPLVQQVPNSVRSLRSQSITLGQNHRTDSINSVQELFRRAKSASDEQRPSNVDVPSPDDTARFSTPRNMRGTEVSSDESDRLSKTSPSGLSTCSDSAIEPALTPNSVAESSEIALELSLSHLVIEDLHHLSPPSVLDGGVNDTLYDQLEQAMSEAHNATRNAYQETFRRGKAEKEAIEAIRKAKASESLYTEELNLRKMAEEELKKEKEELENITSQRDKVQEELQLALDLKSSLESQLASSEVMVQELEQKIISAVELLQSYKNEREELQMQRDNALREAEELRKKQGDDSSSHVPQLFSEFSFSEIEEATRNFDPSLKIGEGGYGNIYQGILRHTEVAIKILHANSMQGPLEFQQEVDVLSKLRHPNLITLIGACPESWSLVYEYLPNGSLEDRLVCKDNTPPLSWQTRIRVAAELCSALIFLHSSKPHSIVHGDLKPSNIILDANLVSKLSDFGICRILSNYENSSNNSTQFWKTDPKGTFVYMDPEFLASGELTPKSDVYSFGIILLRLLTGRPALGITKEVKYAIDTGKLTSLLDPLAGDWPFVQAEQLARLALRCCEMNRKSRPDLHSDVWRILDSMRASSGGTNSFGLSSEGPHQPPSYFICPIFQEVMRDPHVAADGFTYEAEAIRGWLDSGHDTSPMTNSTLAHQSLVPNRALRSAIQDWLQSH
- the LOC101507257 gene encoding U-box domain-containing protein 33 isoform X1 codes for the protein MAVVNHVGGEIEEEPDQGVVDEAIYVAVSKDVKESKSNLIWAIQNSGGKKICILYVHVPATMIPLMGAKFPASSFKDQEVRAYRDIERQNMHKTLDEYLRICHRMGVRAEKLHIETDNIEKGILELISQQGIRKLIMGAASDKCYSRRMMDLKSKKAIYVCEQAPASCYIQFICKGHLIHTRDRSLDERNVEVASPLVQQVPNSVRSLRSQSITLGQNHRTDSINSVQELFRRAKSASDEQRPSNVDVPSPDDTARFSTPRNMRGTEVSSDESDRLSKTSPSGLSTCSDSAIEPALTPNSVAESSEIALELSLSHLVIEDLHHLSPPSVLQDGGVNDTLYDQLEQAMSEAHNATRNAYQETFRRGKAEKEAIEAIRKAKASESLYTEELNLRKMAEEELKKEKEELENITSQRDKVQEELQLALDLKSSLESQLASSEVMVQELEQKIISAVELLQSYKNEREELQMQRDNALREAEELRKKQGDDSSSHVPQLFSEFSFSEIEEATRNFDPSLKIGEGGYGNIYQGILRHTEVAIKILHANSMQGPLEFQQEVDVLSKLRHPNLITLIGACPESWSLVYEYLPNGSLEDRLVCKDNTPPLSWQTRIRVAAELCSALIFLHSSKPHSIVHGDLKPSNIILDANLVSKLSDFGICRILSNYENSSNNSTQFWKTDPKGTFVYMDPEFLASGELTPKSDVYSFGIILLRLLTGRPALGITKEVKYAIDTGKLTSLLDPLAGDWPFVQAEQLARLALRCCEMNRKSRPDLHSDVWRILDSMRASSGGTNSFGLSSEGPHQPPSYFICPIFQEVMRDPHVAADGFTYEAEAIRGWLDSGHDTSPMTNSTLAHQSLVPNRALRSAIQDWLQSH